In Alkalibaculum bacchi, a single genomic region encodes these proteins:
- a CDS encoding alpha/beta fold hydrolase: MSPNKTGYVFSNTANIYFQVFGEEDRPVMILIHGHGEDWHTFNKQIKPFSKLYKIVTIDSRGHGRSSFGMYPLTIEFMANDIIAVMNELEIGQAHIIGFSDGGNIAIQIALKYPERIKKLVLAGANLYPTGIKMASQVPIVMAYLLCKITSGFSKRAKKKASLLDLIVCQPNFDPGELKKIQCPTLVLVGEKDMVKKEHTELIARHIPMSKLQVIEGVNHFIFKEDPCKVNFLILSYLCKM; the protein is encoded by the coding sequence GTGAGTCCAAATAAGACAGGGTATGTATTTTCCAATACTGCAAATATCTATTTTCAAGTTTTTGGAGAAGAAGATAGACCCGTAATGATACTCATTCATGGACATGGAGAAGATTGGCATACTTTTAATAAGCAAATAAAACCTTTTTCTAAACTATATAAAATAGTGACCATCGATAGTAGAGGTCATGGCCGTTCCTCCTTTGGGATGTACCCCCTTACTATTGAATTTATGGCAAATGATATCATAGCTGTTATGAATGAGCTGGAAATTGGGCAAGCTCATATTATAGGATTTAGCGATGGAGGAAATATTGCCATACAGATTGCTCTAAAATATCCTGAGCGAATTAAAAAACTAGTTCTAGCTGGAGCTAATTTATATCCTACAGGAATAAAAATGGCAAGTCAGGTACCTATTGTTATGGCTTATTTGTTGTGTAAGATTACTTCTGGGTTTAGCAAAAGAGCAAAGAAAAAAGCAAGTTTATTAGATTTGATAGTATGTCAACCAAATTTTGATCCTGGAGAGTTAAAAAAGATACAGTGCCCAACTTTAGTTCTAGTAGGAGAAAAAGATATGGTCAAAAAAGAACATACTGAACTTATTGCTCGCCATATACCTATGTCAAAACTTCAAGTTATAGAAGGAGTTAATCATTTTATATTTAAAGAAGATCCATGTAAGGTGAATTTTTTAATTTTATCCTATTTATGTAAAATGTAG
- a CDS encoding SpoIIE family protein phosphatase — protein sequence MSETYLNYFKDAITYQLKELEEQIPISIKDITCPVRNELGQNIDLVYMRLFRLALRDTYGSKLSSSLLYEAGRHTAINNFKFVSIDDIVNTLNDLSIGVMKVVYNNGEHIIFQEEECAICSGMPTTDEALCSFESGFLAGALSCIMNKNVVVEETECWGLGDQICQFEASIISDTPPKSDEKMNTLDLIATLASRSSKAIALNKELKKKNDIFSKQLEFAQRIQKKIIPHMDAFKSDYYNFYSYLKPFREVGGDFYDFFFDKDSNKVAIAIADMAGHGIDAAMITGMIKLTLKHCSKKKGLLCKPSKVMAFIEADISDVVPDNFFSMIYMVFDPDKQSIRYCNAGHPSAILYRKKQNIMQFLHSNQPLVGLSQYIDDYPFVQQSILYEKGDQIFLYTDGVTELRNRYGEFYKTSTLLDIIRNSKDLSISTACENIIASLNEHRQERDFEDDMCLLGIQL from the coding sequence ATGAGTGAAACTTATTTAAATTATTTTAAAGATGCAATTACATATCAACTAAAAGAACTTGAAGAACAAATCCCAATATCCATTAAAGATATTACTTGTCCTGTACGCAATGAATTAGGCCAAAATATCGACCTAGTATACATGCGACTTTTTAGACTTGCACTTCGCGATACTTATGGGAGCAAATTGTCTAGCTCTTTATTGTACGAAGCTGGAAGACATACGGCAATTAATAATTTTAAGTTTGTATCAATAGATGATATAGTAAATACCCTTAATGATCTTTCCATTGGCGTAATGAAAGTTGTTTATAATAATGGAGAACATATTATATTTCAAGAAGAGGAATGTGCAATTTGCTCGGGTATGCCTACTACTGATGAAGCACTGTGCTCTTTTGAATCTGGCTTTTTAGCAGGCGCCTTATCTTGTATTATGAACAAAAATGTAGTAGTTGAAGAAACAGAATGTTGGGGTCTAGGTGATCAAATCTGTCAATTTGAAGCATCTATTATCTCAGACACCCCTCCTAAATCTGATGAAAAGATGAACACCCTTGATCTTATTGCAACTCTTGCATCTAGGTCCTCTAAAGCAATAGCACTTAATAAAGAATTAAAAAAGAAAAATGACATCTTTAGTAAACAATTAGAATTTGCCCAACGAATCCAAAAGAAGATTATCCCTCATATGGATGCTTTTAAATCAGATTACTATAACTTCTACTCTTATTTAAAGCCTTTTAGAGAAGTGGGTGGAGATTTCTACGATTTCTTTTTTGATAAAGATAGCAATAAAGTTGCCATTGCAATTGCTGATATGGCTGGTCATGGTATTGATGCAGCAATGATTACGGGCATGATTAAACTCACTCTTAAACATTGCAGCAAAAAAAAGGGTCTTTTATGCAAACCAAGTAAAGTCATGGCATTTATAGAGGCAGATATATCGGACGTGGTACCAGACAACTTTTTTAGCATGATTTATATGGTCTTTGATCCGGACAAGCAATCTATTCGCTACTGTAATGCTGGACATCCTTCTGCCATACTGTACCGTAAAAAACAAAATATCATGCAGTTCCTGCATTCAAACCAACCCTTAGTTGGGCTAAGCCAATATATTGACGACTATCCTTTTGTTCAACAGTCCATCCTATATGAAAAAGGCGATCAAATTTTTCTATATACAGATGGAGTAACAGAACTGCGAAATAGATATGGAGAGTTTTACAAGACAAGTACTTTATTAGACATTATTCGAAACTCCAAGGACTTGTCTATATCCACAGCTTGTGAGAATATCATAGCCAGTTTAAATGAGCACAGGCAAGAAAGAGATTTTGAAGATGACATGTGCTTACTAGGAATACAATTGTAA